From the Butyrivibrio fibrisolvens genome, one window contains:
- a CDS encoding sugar-binding protein: MVLSNRHYTRYLIAPITLSLMVSACSTASKTSAPDNTAQSDTDDTRIADTHSEDGIDKIGISMPTQYLERWTRDGNNLKASFEALGYEVDLRYAGNLIDTQIDAIYEMIDDGVDVLVIGAVDGLSLGKVMERAYEAGIPVFAYDRLICNTEYVSAYVSFDNYQVGRLQGEYIKNALELDKVTGKIYNIEFTAGDSVDNNARFFFDGAMDVLRPYIDNGTLNVPSGQCDFYTVSTSQWSTETANVRFQILIGSYYSGDRKLDAVLCSNDSTSIGVQDAIRDSYNGGNDVVITGQDCDVENLRRLMDGRQSMDVYKNLAYEAYVTVMVVDSLYHGEVMSQSLIDSWNLDYECVYDTQSYDNGKIVVPAFLLEPVEITSDNMVQELVDNYGTYVLSEDGSLQVAE; the protein is encoded by the coding sequence ATGGTACTTTCTAATAGGCATTATACAAGATATCTGATAGCTCCCATTACATTAAGCCTTATGGTGTCAGCGTGCTCGACTGCTTCAAAGACTTCCGCGCCGGATAATACAGCACAGTCTGATACAGACGATACAAGAATAGCCGATACCCACTCAGAAGACGGCATAGACAAAATAGGCATAAGTATGCCCACACAGTATCTTGAGAGATGGACCCGTGATGGCAACAATCTAAAAGCATCATTTGAAGCACTTGGATATGAAGTTGATCTGCGCTATGCCGGAAACCTTATAGATACTCAGATTGACGCCATCTATGAGATGATAGATGATGGTGTTGATGTGCTGGTGATAGGTGCGGTTGATGGACTGTCTCTTGGTAAAGTCATGGAGAGAGCCTATGAAGCCGGGATCCCGGTTTTTGCCTATGACAGACTCATATGTAACACAGAGTATGTGAGTGCTTATGTATCTTTTGACAATTATCAGGTGGGAAGACTTCAGGGAGAGTATATAAAGAATGCTCTGGAACTTGATAAAGTTACAGGCAAGATCTATAACATAGAGTTTACAGCAGGAGATTCTGTTGATAATAATGCAAGATTCTTTTTTGACGGAGCAATGGATGTTTTAAGGCCCTATATAGACAATGGGACTTTGAATGTTCCCTCAGGCCAGTGTGATTTCTATACAGTATCAACTTCTCAGTGGTCAACAGAGACTGCTAATGTCAGATTTCAGATCCTGATAGGTTCTTATTATTCCGGTGACAGAAAACTTGATGCTGTGCTGTGTTCCAATGATTCTACATCTATTGGAGTACAGGATGCGATCAGAGACAGTTATAATGGTGGCAATGATGTGGTGATAACAGGTCAGGACTGTGATGTAGAGAACCTGCGCAGACTTATGGATGGAAGACAGTCTATGGATGTTTACAAGAATCTGGCATATGAAGCCTATGTGACTGTCATGGTCGTAGACTCTTTGTATCATGGGGAAGTGATGTCACAATCCTTGATCGATAGCTGGAATCTTGACTATGAATGTGTCTATGATACCCAGTCATATGATAATGGCAAGATAGTAGTTCCTGCATTTCTCCTTGAACCTGTAGAGATAACAAGTGACAATATGGTGCAGGAACTGGTAGACAATTACGGAACATATGTGCTATCTGAAGACGGAAGCTTACAGGTCGCCGAATAG
- a CDS encoding (deoxy)nucleoside triphosphate pyrophosphohydrolase translates to MKTVNVVAAIICDNYDNISRIFATQRGYGEFKDGWEFPGGKIEEGETPEEAIVREIKEELGATIKVHKLACVVDHDYDTFHLHMSCFYVAVAEGELSLLEHEAAKWLSLDELYSVSWLPADIKVVDEICKHIDH, encoded by the coding sequence ATGAAAACAGTAAACGTCGTAGCAGCTATAATCTGCGACAACTATGATAATATATCCAGAATATTTGCAACACAGCGTGGCTACGGCGAGTTCAAGGACGGCTGGGAATTCCCCGGTGGCAAGATAGAAGAAGGAGAGACTCCGGAAGAAGCTATTGTTCGTGAAATCAAAGAAGAACTTGGCGCAACAATAAAAGTTCACAAACTTGCCTGCGTAGTAGACCACGACTACGACACCTTCCACCTCCACATGAGCTGCTTCTATGTGGCAGTAGCTGAGGGCGAACTATCCCTCCTGGAGCACGAAGCCGCCAAGTGGCTTTCCTTAGATGAGCTCTACAGCGTATCCTGGCTCCCTGCAGATATAAAAGTGGTAGATGAAATCTGTAAACACATAGATCACTGA